The Lottiidibacillus patelloidae nucleotide sequence AGATTTTCTATTTGTGATAGTGCTGGAAATGTTTTTATAGAAACTGACGAAATCGTCATAAAGTTTTATCACTTCCATTGCTTTTTCATCACTATTAGTTAACTTTCCTAATGTTAATAAATCATTTCGTATATCGTCTAGTGATTGCGGATTAAAAATGACGTGTGGAATATTCCTCTTTTTTAACTCCTCAACATTTTTCTCCATCCCTGGTACACTTAAAGAAGCTAGCACTAGATCTGGTTTTAATTCTTCTACTTTATCCATATTAATATTTAAATCAGGTCCTAGTTTTGGAAGTTTTGTTACACTAGAAGGCCAATCGGAAAAATCATCGACACTAACTAGGTGCTCCGTTAAGCCTAAGTAGTAGACAAGTTCTGTATTACTTGGGCATATTGAAATAAGACGCATGAAAACCATTCCTTTCATTTATCGCTACATACTACATTCTTTTTTATTTGTTAATTTTCCTTTTCAAGGAGGCTGAAATATGTCAGGTTCTTATTATCCAGAAGAATATTATGAGTTTTTTATATTATTTAACGAAGGTGACTATTACACTTGTCATGATTTATTAGAAGAAATATGGATGACAGATAAAGATAACTATTTTTTAAAAGGGTTATTACAAATGACGGTTGCGATTTACCATTATGAATATGGCAATGTAAAAGGTGCAAGAGCAATGATGCAAGCAGCTCATACTTATTTGCAGCAATATCGCCCAAGGTTTTGGGATTTAAATCTAGAAGAAGTTTATCCTTTTATTGAGCAATGCTTGGAGATTTTTCCGAAAGAGATAGAACGAGTTCCATATGAGGAGGCGAGTAGTCTGCCAAGTATTCCGAGGCTTTACTTGTATTTAGAAGATTAGTGGCTCGAAATAAATTGGTAGGTCATGTATAATGGAAATATTGAAAAAAATGTATAGTATGGGGGAAGAAATATGTTGTTTACAGTAAAAAATCAAAGTGAATTAACAGCAGAGAATGAAGCGCTAGTCGTTGGACTTTTTGAAGATGACAAAGACAATCCGATCGTAACTGAAATAGATACTGCCTTAAATGGTGCTATTTCTGAAATGATTAAAGAAGGCGAAATTAAGACTGCATACAAAAATGTTTCAAAAGTACATACACTAGGTAATTATGTTGTAAAGCGAGTTTATTTTGTAGGGTTAGGGAAAAAAGAACAATTAACATTCAGTAAGCTAAGAGATGCTTTTGGGAAAACAGCAAAGACATTACAAAAAGATCGTCTTGTCAAAGTAGCTATGGCTTTTGATACTTTCCTAGCTGAAGAGGGACACCAATATGATACAGCACAGGCATTAGCTGAAGGAACAGATTTAGCTACATATGAAGTAGTAGACTATAAAAATAAGAGCAATCAAGTGGAGAAAAAACTTTCAGAAATTGTTGTCTTAACAGAAAGTGGTTCTGAGGAAGTAGAATTAGCGATGCAAGTTGGTACAGCATATGCGAAAGGAACAAATACGGCTCGTTCGTTAGTAAACATGCCGGCAAATATTTTAACACCGACAGAATTAGCTAACCAAGCGAAAGAAATTGCTGATACATATGGCTTTGAATATTCTGTGTTAGAAAAAGAAGACATGGAAGAGTTAGGGATGGGCGCATTCTTAGCAGTTAATCAAGGTTCAGTCGAACGTCCGAAAATGATCGTTCTTAAATATAAAGGAAAAGATGACTGGGAAGATGTAATCGGATTAGTCGGAAAAGGTATTACTTATGATACTGGTGGATACTCATTAAAGCCGAGAGATGGAATGGTCGGCATGAAAACAGACATGGGTGGAGCAGCTACTGTTTTAGGTGCAATGGAAGTTATCGGTCAATTACGTCCTGAGAAAAACGTTTTATGTGTAATTCCGTCAACTGACAATATGGTATCTGGTAATGCATTTAAGCCAGATGATGTTATTACTGCCATGAGTGGAAAGACAATCGAAGTATTAAATACAGATGCTGAAGGGCGTTTAGTTTTAGCTGATGCAATAACGTATGCAAAGCAATTAGGAGCGGATCAATTAGTTGATGTTGCTACGTTAACTGGAGGAGTTTTAGTTGCACTTGGTGACCAAGTTACAGGTGCAATTACAAATAACGAAGAGTTATATGAAGAAGTTGTTCATGCTTCATATGAAACTGGTGAATTAGTTTGGTTATTACCTTCTTACGATCACTTTAAGGAAAAGATTCGAAAAAGTGATGTAGCCGATATTAACAACTCGCCTGGTCGCCTCGGCCATGCAATCTTTGGTGGACTATTTATTGGTGAATTTGTTGAAGATACGCCATGGGTACATCTTGATATTGCTGGTACTTCGACAACAAGTGCTGCAACAGATTTAGGACCTAAAGGTGCTACTGGTGCAATGGTAAGAACATTAGCTACATTAGTTGATCGTTTAAGTGAATAAAAAACTAGTATTTAAAAAATCTACTTCCAACACTAGGAAGTAGATTTTTTGTTTTTCTGTTGACATGCCCATATTATCGATGTTAAGTTATTTAACATATTAACGCTTTAGTTAAATAAAGTAATGAAGTGTATAAATAGGGGGATCATCATGAATGCAGTTATCGTAGCAGTTTTAGCAATGCTTATTTTAAGTTTATTGCGCGTCAATGTTGTTGTCGCATTAATAATTGGGGCAATCGCAGGCGGGCTTGCTGGAGGTTTAGGGTTTGAAGAAACAATCTCAGTATTTAGTGGAGGTTTAGGTGGAAGTGCAAGTATTGCTTTAAGTTATGCATTACTTGGAGCATTTGCAGTAGCTATTTCCAAAACGGGGTTACCAGACTTACTAGTTAATCTAGCTTTAAAAGTAGTTTCAGCAAAACAAGATAGTAAAAGAAAAGCATTATCAAAAACTTTAATACTATTAATTATTTTAACAATATCAATCTTTTCACAAAATGTTATTCCAGTACACATTGCGTTTATACCAATTTTAATACCACCATTATTAAAAGTATTTAATGAATTGAAAATAGATCGTCGACTTATTGCGTCTGTTATTACATTTGGTTTAACAGCACCATATATTTTATTACCTGTCGGTTTCGGAGCAATTTTCCAAGATATTATTAAAACGAATATGGCTGAAAGTGGACTAATCCTGCAAGGGGAGTCAATACCATTGGCAATGCTAATTCCGACAGCTGGTTTAGTTGTAGGTTTACTTATAGCAATCTTCTTTTCTTATCGTAAGGACAGAAATTATGAAACGATTGATTTAGTAGAAGAAAATAATGAAGGAAATGATTTTCCTAAAAAGGGCATTGGCTTCGCAGTTCTTTCCGTAGTAGCTGCATTAGTAGCGCAATTACAAACAGATTCAATGATTATTGGTGCATTATTTGGACTAGCTGTTATTTACTTAAGTGGTTCAATTAACTGGAAAGAAGCAGATGATTTAACAACAATAGGTATGAAAATGATGGCTTTCATCGGTTTTGTTATGATTGCTGCCTCTGGCTTTGCAGCAGTAGTAAGAGAAACTGGGGATGTTGGTAGATTAGTAGATAATGTTGCAGATATGATTGCTGGCAATCAAGCAGTCGCAGCTATCGTAATGTTACTTGTCGGATTGTTAATTACGATGGGTATTGGAACATCATTTGGAACGATTCCTATTATCGCATCCATTTATGTACCTCTAGGAGTTGCGGTCGGTTTCTCGCCGATGGCTATCATCGCCCTAATTGGTA carries:
- a CDS encoding DUF309 domain-containing protein, whose translation is MSGSYYPEEYYEFFILFNEGDYYTCHDLLEEIWMTDKDNYFLKGLLQMTVAIYHYEYGNVKGARAMMQAAHTYLQQYRPRFWDLNLEEVYPFIEQCLEIFPKEIERVPYEEASSLPSIPRLYLYLED
- a CDS encoding leucyl aminopeptidase; the encoded protein is MFTVKNQSELTAENEALVVGLFEDDKDNPIVTEIDTALNGAISEMIKEGEIKTAYKNVSKVHTLGNYVVKRVYFVGLGKKEQLTFSKLRDAFGKTAKTLQKDRLVKVAMAFDTFLAEEGHQYDTAQALAEGTDLATYEVVDYKNKSNQVEKKLSEIVVLTESGSEEVELAMQVGTAYAKGTNTARSLVNMPANILTPTELANQAKEIADTYGFEYSVLEKEDMEELGMGAFLAVNQGSVERPKMIVLKYKGKDDWEDVIGLVGKGITYDTGGYSLKPRDGMVGMKTDMGGAATVLGAMEVIGQLRPEKNVLCVIPSTDNMVSGNAFKPDDVITAMSGKTIEVLNTDAEGRLVLADAITYAKQLGADQLVDVATLTGGVLVALGDQVTGAITNNEELYEEVVHASYETGELVWLLPSYDHFKEKIRKSDVADINNSPGRLGHAIFGGLFIGEFVEDTPWVHLDIAGTSTTSAATDLGPKGATGAMVRTLATLVDRLSE
- a CDS encoding cobalamin-binding protein, yielding MRLISICPSNTELVYYLGLTEHLVSVDDFSDWPSSVTKLPKLGPDLNINMDKVEELKPDLVLASLSVPGMEKNVEELKKRNIPHVIFNPQSLDDIRNDLLTLGKLTNSDEKAMEVIKLYDDFVSFYKNISSTITNRKSIYWEWWPKPLFTPGKINWLTEISELAGGENIFSDQNVASYQPVWAEILKKEPDVFCLVWVGIEEKNMKPALIKKREQSSTLKCVQNEMIYPMEEALFCRPSPRLLHGLRKVASLLHPNLYPPYTDEDPLLR
- a CDS encoding Na+/H+ antiporter family protein — encoded protein: MNAVIVAVLAMLILSLLRVNVVVALIIGAIAGGLAGGLGFEETISVFSGGLGGSASIALSYALLGAFAVAISKTGLPDLLVNLALKVVSAKQDSKRKALSKTLILLIILTISIFSQNVIPVHIAFIPILIPPLLKVFNELKIDRRLIASVITFGLTAPYILLPVGFGAIFQDIIKTNMAESGLILQGESIPLAMLIPTAGLVVGLLIAIFFSYRKDRNYETIDLVEENNEGNDFPKKGIGFAVLSVVAALVAQLQTDSMIIGALFGLAVIYLSGSINWKEADDLTTIGMKMMAFIGFVMIAASGFAAVVRETGDVGRLVDNVADMIAGNQAVAAIVMLLVGLLITMGIGTSFGTIPIIASIYVPLGVAVGFSPMAIIALIGTAAALGDAGSPASDSTLGPTSGLNADGQQNHIWDTCVPTFIHYNIPLIIFGWIAAMVL